A portion of the Elephas maximus indicus isolate mEleMax1 chromosome 13, mEleMax1 primary haplotype, whole genome shotgun sequence genome contains these proteins:
- the LOC126087819 gene encoding cytochrome P450 1A1: MLSVFELPISATEFLLASAIFCLMFWVIRAWKPQVPRGLKSPPGPWGWPLIGHVLTLGKNPHLALTRLSQQYGDVMQVRIGSTPVLVLSGLDTIRQALVRQGDDFKGRPDLYSFTLIMDGQSMTFNPDSGPVWAARRRLAQNALKNFSMASDPASSSSCYLEEHVSKEAEYLISKFQELMAEVGHFDPYRYVVVSVTNVICAVCFGQRYDHDHQELLGIIDLNNEFGEVVGSGNPADFIPILRYLPNSTLNDFKELNEKFYSFTQKIVKEHYKTFEKDRIRDITDSLIKHCQDKKLDENANIQLPDKKIVNIVMDLFGAGFDTVTTAISWSLMYLVTNPSVQRKIQEELDTVIGRARRPRLSDRSQLPYLEAFILETFRHSSFLPFTIPHSTTRDTSLSGFYIPKGRYVFVNQWQINHDQKLWGDPSEFRPERFLTSDGAINRALSEKVILFGMGKRKCIGETMGRLEVFLFLAILLQQVEFSVSPGVKVDMTPIYGLTMKHARCQHFQVKLRS; encoded by the exons ATGCTTTCTGTGTTTGAACTCCCCATCTCGGCCACCGAGTTCCTCCTGGCCTCTGCCATCTTCTGCCTGATGTTCTGGGTGATCAGGGCCTGGAAACCGCAGGTCCCCAGAGGCCTAAAGAGTCCCCCGGGGCCCTGGGGCTGGCCCCTGATTGGGCACGTGCTGACCCTGGGGAAGAACCCGCACCTGGCGCTGACACGGCTGAGCCAGCAGTACGGAGACGTGATGCAGGTGCGCATTGGCTCCACACCCGTGCTGGTGCTGAGTGGCCTGGACACCATCCGGCAGGCCCTGGTGCGGCAGGGCGATGACTTCAAGGGCCGACCCGACCTCTACAGCTTCACGCTGATCATGGATGGCCAGAGTATGACCTTCAACCCTGACTCTGGACCAGTATGGGCTGCCCGCCGGCGCCTGGCCCAGAACGCCCTGAAGAACTTTTCCATGGCCTCAGACCCAGCTTCCTCATCCTCCTGCTACCTGGAGGAGCACGTGAGCAAAGAGGCTGAATACCTCATCAGCAAGTTCCAGGAGCTGATGGCAGAGGTTGGGCACTTTGACCCCTACAGGTATGTGGTGGTATCAGTGACCAATGTCATCTGTGCTGTCTGCTTTGGCCAACGCTATGACCATGACCACCAAGAACTGCTTGGCATAATCGACTTAAATAATGAGTTCGGGGAGGTGGTCGGCTCCGGAAACCCGGCTGACTTCATTCCCATCCTCCGTTACCTGCCCAACTCCACCTTGAATGACTTCAAGGAGCTGAATGAAAAGTTCTACAGTTTCACACAGAAGATAGTCAAGGAGCACTACAAAACATTTGAAAAG GACCGTATCCGGGACATCACAGACAGCCTAATCAAGCATTGTCAGGACAAGAAGCTGGATGAGAATGCAAATATCCAGCTGCCGGACAAGAAGATTGTTAATATTGTCATGGACCTCTTTGGAGCTG GGTTTGACACAGTCACAACTGCCATCTCCTGGAGTCTCATGTACCTGGTAACGAACCCCAGCGTGCAGAGAAAGATCCAGGAGGAGTTGG ACACAGTGATTGGCAGGGCACGGCGACCCCGACTCTCTGACAGGAGCCAGCTCCCGTATCTGGAGGCCTTCATCCTGGAGACCTTCCGACATTCATCTTTCCTCCCCTTCACCATCCCCCACAG caCCACGAGAGACACAAGTCTGAGTGGCTTTTACATCCCCAAGGGACGTTATGTCTTTGTGAACCAGTGGCAGATTAACCATGACCA GAAACTATGGGGTGACCCATCTGAGTTCCGGCCTGAAAGGTTTCTCACCAGTGATGGCGCCATCAACAGGGCACTGAGTGAGAAAGTGATTCTCTTTGGTATGGGCAAGCGGAAGTGCATCGGGGAGACCATGGGCCGCTTAGAGGTCTTCCTCTTCCTGGCCATCCTGTTGCAGCAGGTAGAGTTCAGTGTGTCGCCAGGTGTGAAGGTGGACATGACTCCCATCTATGGGCTGACCATGAAGCATGCCCGCTGTCAACACTTCCAGGTGAAGCTGCGCTCTTAA